The Mytilus edulis chromosome 12, xbMytEdul2.2, whole genome shotgun sequence genome contains a region encoding:
- the LOC139497784 gene encoding toll-like receptor 4, whose protein sequence is MDLYLNNNSLHLIPNWCKDRHRETSFLPDLRNLELNSNNIGDIGKHSLLCLPRVEVLNLDGIHIGKIRDNIFASMKMLNTVKLSNIGNLKRIESFAFNSSSLISLIMEQTYFHFDRSGFNPQTIFASTPNLEFLSLSHNYFPKDEMIVYSMFSPLVRLKKLILASTRITILPRYVFSKFKSLRVLSLDANKITAWNNGADIFQNMTSLKRLILSNNQIDTVNESSFPPNMLRSVDGIDLSNNPYTCDCNLLWFSDMLKSTPSKFLQYPFAYRCHQPSKFVGRFVMQFVESKKTCPPWNPLYTMAICISSFGIIMVTFIFVGVKCQTNIKNYICLWRVQSSRKKGYIPLPKADDFEHHAFVVYCEADRSLVHETFLVKMEREEGVKLCVHHRDFDVGESITENIDKYLERSWKVVIVKSNEFAKSEWCQWEVDVVQERRRRHGRDVVLLITLESIDSKHMTRRLRTLLDSASPIMYQRGLGEVLFWKAVTESLRKPLGNPPTSQL, encoded by the coding sequence ATGGATTTATATCTAAACAATAATTCGCTCCATCTTATTCCCAATTGGTGTAAAGATCGCCACAGAGAAACAAGTTTTCTACCAGATTTACGAAATTTAGAACTCAATTCCAACAATATCGGCGATATCGGTAAACATTCACTGTTATGCCTTCCAAGAGTTGAAGTCCTGAACTTAGATGGCATCCATATTGGAAAAATAAGAGACAACATTTTCGCCTCGATGAAAATGTTGAATACCGTGAAGCTATCTAATATTGGAAATCTAAAAAGAATTGAAAGCTTCGCCTTTAATTCCTCATCTTTAATATCGCTTATAATGGAACAAACTTACTTTCATTTCGATAGATCCGGTTTCAACCCACAAACAATATTTGCATCAACGCCAAATCTCGAATTTCTCAGTTTATCTCATAATTACTTTCCAAAAGATGAGATGATTGTATACAGCATGTTTTCACCTTTAGTTAGATTAAAGAAATTGATACTGGCATCAACTAGAATTACAATTCTTCCAAGATATGTATTTTCCAAATTTAAGTCGTTAAGGGTGCTTAGTTTAGATGCAAACAAAATCACAGCCTGGAATAACGGTGCTGACatttttcaaaacatgacatcccTTAAAAGACTTATtctatcaaataatcaaattgaCACTGTGAATGAATCTTCATTTCCGCCTAATATGTTACGTTCAGTAGATGGCATAGATTTGAGTAATAATCCGTATACGTGTGATTGTAACCTTTTATGGTTCAGCGATATGTTAAAAAGCACACCATCTAAATTTCTTCAATACCCGTTTGCATATAGATGTCACCAACCTTCTAAATTTGTTGGACGGTTTGTAATGCAATTTGTAGAATCAAAGAAGACATGTCCGCCCTGGAATCCCTTATACACCATGGCAATATGTATATCTTCCTTTGGGATAATAATGgtgacttttatttttgtgggagtaaaatgtcaaacaaacattaaaaactaTATCTGTTTATGGCGAGTACAATCTAGTAGAAAAAAAGGTTACATCCCTTTACCGAAAGCCGACGATTTTGAGCATCACGCATTTGTAGTGTATTGTGAAGCAGATCGTTCTTTGGTTCACGAAACTTTTCTTGTAAAAATGGAACGAGAGGAGGGCGTCAAGTTATGCGTCCACCATAGAGATTTTGATGTTGGCGAATCCATTACcgaaaatattgacaaatatttagAAAGATCTTGGAAAGTTGTAATCGTCAAATCGAATGAATTTGCGAAAAGTGAATGGTGTCAATGGGAAGTTGACGTGGTTCAGGAAAGACGTCGAAGACATGGACGAGATGTTGTCTTGCTTATTACGTTAGAAAGCATTGATTCCAAACATATGACAAGGCGACTACGAACACTTTTAGATAGCGCAAGCCCTATCATGTATCAAAGAGGTTTGGGCGAAGTCCTCTTTTGGAAGGCTGTTACTGAATCACTTAGGAAACCATTAGGGAACCCTCCAACGTCACAACTGTAA